One part of the Suncus etruscus isolate mSunEtr1 chromosome 2, mSunEtr1.pri.cur, whole genome shotgun sequence genome encodes these proteins:
- the FASTKD3 gene encoding FAST kinase domain-containing protein 3, mitochondrial — protein MALVNLRKNFGQRLRRALWTLKKPELNPLQPVAQGRWSPWLCVACADPTGPFRVRFHHACCQDFHSENGKDLSNLHHTASTVQDRDEMQQNHSSLDQQLFNMKLDNCASSKEVLELLCPLLQRLPDALAARALQHICELETKAGDRTLPREVLESSIFQALCEPFQQAPTDLSHAGLLTALQALSLLHVGPQNAQSSLLLSLVAESKRRLQRGDLDAHSLCILGESLLKLHGPSSSTLEVIMHQLQAEKLEAFSPDDIVALYCILQACPEKLDQHQLFLNRIHNFSLSILPYLSPAGLTRMLTALTVLDQTQALPLVIRLGKYVVRQLPKFTDDQLGQVLDAFVHFGHSDRFFMRVLEQHVVSRAQSLDPEILGKILGYCNGKCILSAPILDAAAQTFLCQSEKLSPAQVCQFLEPFGKLNYVPPQASTMFRKLENRLLTQFKSFPPKSLLKLLHSCSLLEHHPVNFMAKIFSPYFLQQLQGEDPHLDRLSLAQLTQLFLTSILECPFYKGPKLLPKFRVKSFLTPCCSLETPVEFQLYKSVMHGLIDLLGARWYFASKVLTPYCYTLDVEIKLDEEGFVLPFTVNEDIHKRIALCIDGPKRFCLNTQHLLGKEATKQRHLRLLGYQVVQIPFYELEMLTSKIELVDYLQKKLFSQSTGVHW, from the exons ATGGCCTTAGTTAACCTGCGGAAGAACTTTGGTCAGAGGCTCCGCAGAGCTCTGTGGACACTGAAGAAGCCTGAGTTGAATCCCCTGCAGCCAGTAGCCCAGGGGCGTTGGTCCCCCTGGCTCTGTGTGGCCTGTGCGGATCCGACAGGCCCCTTCAGAGTCAGGTTCCACCATGCATGCTGCCAGGACTTCCATTCAGAAAATGGAAAGGACCTCAGCAACCTCCACCACACAGCCTCTACAGTTCAGGATAGGGATGAGATGCAGCAGAATCACAGTAGTTTGGACCAGCAGCTGTTTAACATGAAGCTGGATAACTGTGCATCCTCTAAGGAGGTCTTAGAGCTTCTCTGCCCCCTGCTGCAGAGGCTGCCTGATGCCCTGGCTGCCCGAGCCTTGCAGCACATTTGTGAATTGGAAACCAAAGCTGGGGACAGGACACTGCCCAGGGAGGTCCTGGAGAGCAGCATCTTCCAAGCTCTGTGTGAGCCCTTCCAGCAGGCGCCCACCGATCTATCCCATGCAGGTCTGCTGACAGCTCTGCAAGCCCTCTCTTTGCTGCATGTGGGTCCCCAAAATGCCCAGAGCAGTTTGCTACTGAGCCTGGTGGCTGAATCAAAGAGGCGTCTCCAAAGGGGGGACCTGGATGCACACAGTCTCTGCATCCTGGGGGAGAGCCTCCTGAAACTGCATGGGCCCAGTAGTTCCACCCTGGAGGTGATCATGCATCAGTTGCAAGCAGAGAAGTTGGAAGCATTCAGCCCCGACGACATCGTGGCCCTGTACTGCATCCTACAGGCATGTCCCGAGAAGCTGGACCAGCACCAGCTGTTCCTGAACCGGATCCACAATTTCTCACTCTCCATCCTTCCCTACCTGAGTCCCGCAGGCCTCACTCGGATGCTCACTGCCCTCACGGTTCTGGATCAAACGCAGGCCCTCCCGCTAGTGATCAGACTGGGCAAGTACGTGGTGAGGCAGCTCCCAAAGTTCACTGATGACCAGCTGGGCCAAGTCTTAGATGCCTTCGTCCACTTTGGCCACAGTGACCGCTTTTTCATGCGAGTCCTGGAGCAGCACGTGGTTTCCCGTGCTCAGTCGCTGGACCCCGAGATCCTAGGCAAGATCCTGGGGTATTGCAACGGCAAATGCATCCTCTCTGCACCCATCCTGGATGCTGCTGCCCAGACCTTCCTGTGCCAGTCGGAAAAACTCTCCCCCGCTCAGGTGTGTCAGTTCCTGGAACCCTTCGGAAAACTCAATTACGTGCCCCCACAGGCCTCCACCATGTTTAGGAAGCTGGAAAACAGGCTTTTGACTCAGTTCAAGTCCTTCCCTCCAAAATCGCTATTGAAGCTTCTCCACTCGTGTTCGCTGCTGGAACATCATCCAGTCAACTTCATGGCCAAGATCTTCAGCCCGTATTTCCTTCAGCAGCTGCAAG GTGAGGACCCCCATCTGGACAGGCTGAGCCTGGCCCAGCTGACACAGCTCTTCCTCACTTCCATCCTAGAATGTCCCTTCTACAAG GGTCCCAAGCTTCTCCCTAAGTTCCGCGTGAAGTCCTTTCTGACTCCTTGCTGCTCCCTGGAGACACCAGTGGAGTTTCAACTGTACAAGTCAGTGATGCATGGACTCATCGACCTCCTGGGAGCAAGATGGTATTTCGCCTCCAAAGTATTGACCCCGTATTGTTACACACTTG ATGTCGAGATAAAATTAGATGAGGAGGGGTTTGTTTTGCCATTCACAGTGAATGAAGACATCCACAAAAG GATAGCACTTTGCATTGACGGGCCCAAGAGGTTCTGCTTGAACACCCAGCATCTACTGGGGAAGGAAGCCACGAAACAGAGACACCTGCGTCTGCTGGGCTACCAGGTGGTGCAG ATCCCTTTTTATGAGCTTGAGATGCTGACGTCAAAGATAGAGCTCGTGGACTACTTGCagaagaaacttttctctcaGAGCACTGGAGTGCACTGGTGA